One window of the Syngnathoides biaculeatus isolate LvHL_M chromosome 11, ASM1980259v1, whole genome shotgun sequence genome contains the following:
- the tex11 gene encoding testis-expressed protein 11 isoform X4 produces MIFSEVSALNDDVKIVDPQLEECAIQLWNWAVTKNVGDSISISHKAKVRHAACSLLYCSKPVNLTEGAIRKQIMMASTTGRTWLDCRNPQIADNFLRLAVKSLEILYNQLTSRGLDTLDTDSSKLDVEKDLLRILSFQAESAVIQGRNQEALTHVQRCKDILQRLPTQETFQHQERSDRHTGIRTPFRRTTTFLSLKCYNFGIETYRLQNFENSTFWLRESYEISNIHVEYAPELKVQAKVLRLLATAYFEWDSQKFHKEALSAVDMANKKCVSAAGLYLKFRILLRCGASDEIIRAGLDEMLQSQVSLVVCLSTVRLLMSEDREVPAFELLKRASQQFESSPDLGTALVLHVELLLKRGKELLGKHKIEDIITVHYTGKQLAPQDLTTLHTMLWDKASEYVEAADYTEALQWYNYSLSFFKTGEIDPNLAKLQRNRSSCFMHLKQLKKAKEAINDAERCDPDSIFTQFSVYKIAIYENDVEKAANAVNMMTRLSKGLEATGPVSENATSNLLCLAAQIALENTQQDLAMKLLEHLCETSKDEALVLMALRCLVRLMLPTIETSTDEKSLDVVLPYLKMALEKLSQRLRLTVEQRTEEANWFRKIAWNSALLCERNPDRMRDFFVLSYQLCQMCPPDRTILIAQKTCLLMAVAAALEFCRSSPSVDRSQDLSQALQHIALCGELWKTLKATGSFPKDPTETLLLLYEFAARAQLNDPKVACVLDSILEQDNVEPKVLETIAGLAMEPPAHFPLLSKKALRAALSVHKKQPDVDLAQCSKCIHGLIGLSLPSGASQMEARQLHEAWDYFEEAAAVVAAAPDGIPEMRVVWLLTRAWNAGILLYGLARYVEAEKWCSLAMSFVRHLGPLQESYRTQMSNLYSKILDRLDRAKSKTSLKED; encoded by the exons ATGATCTTCTCTGAAGTCTCAGCTCTCAACGATGATGTGAAAATTGTTGATCCGCAG CTTGAAGAGTGTGCCATACAATTGTGGAACTGGGCTGTCACCAAGAATGTGGGCGACTCCATCAGTATAAGTCATAAAGCTAAAG TACGACACGCTGCATGCAGTTTGTTGTACTGCAGTAAGCCTGTTAATCTAACAGAGGGCGCCATCCGCAAGCAGATCATG ATGGCCAGCACAACTGGAAGGACCTGGCTGGACTGCAGGAATCCCCAGATTGCGGATAATTTCCTCAGGCTCGCTGTCAAG AGCCTGGAAATTCTGTACAACCAGCTGACATCCAGAGGCCTCGACACACTGGACACTGACTCATCCAAATTGGATGTAGAGAAAGACCTGCTCCGGATCCTCTCCTTTCAGGCTGAATCG GCTGTTATTCAAGGGAGAAACCAAGAGGCTTTGACCCATGTGCAACGCTGCAAAGACATCCTGCAGCGGCTACCGACGCAA gagacctttcagcaccaggagcgctcagaccgtcacaccgggattcgaaccccgttccgcagaact ACAACTTTCCTGTCCCTGAAGTGCTACAACTTCGGGATCGAAACTTACCGTCTTCAGAACTTTGAAAACAGCACTTTCTGGTTACG ggagAGCTATGAGATCAGCAACATTCATGTGGAATATGCCCCTGAATTGAAGGTCCAG GCAAAGGTTTTGCGTCTCCTAGCCACTGCTTATTTCGAGTGGGATTCTCAGAAGTTTCACAAGGAGGCCCTGAGTGCTGTTGACATGGCCAACAAG AAATGCGTGAGCGCCGCTGGGCTGTACTTGAAGTTCAGAATACTCCTGAGATGTGGGGCCTCGGATGAAATCATCAGGGCAG GTCTGGATGAGATGCTGCAATCTCAGGTTTCCCTTGTCGTTTGTCTGAGTACAGTGAGGCTTCTCATGTCTGAAGACAG AGAAGTGCCAGCATTTGAGCTTTTAAAACGCGCAAGTCAGCAGTTTGAGTCATCACCCGACCTGGGAACCGCTCTTGTTCTGCATGTCGAGCTCCTGCTGAAGAGAGGCAAAGAGCTGCTGGGCAAGCACAAGATAGAGGACATTATCACGG TACATTACACCGGCAAACAGTTGGCACCGCAGGACCTCACAACCCTCCATACCATGTTGTGGGATAAAGCTTCAGAATATGTTGAG GCAGCAGACTACACTGAGGCGCTGCAATGGTACAACTACTCTCTGAGTTTCTTTAAGACTGGAGAGATCGACCCCAACTTGGCCAAACTGCAGAGAAACAGAAGTTCCTGCTTCATGCACCTCAAGCAGCTTAAAAAG GCCAAGGAAGCCATTAACGATGCTGAGCGCTGCGATCCTGACAGCATTTTCACACAGTTCAGTGTTTACAAGATAGCTATTTATGAGAATGATGTGGAGAAAG CTGCAAATGCAGTGAACATGATGACGCGTCTGTCTAAGGGTCTTGAAGCCACTGGGCCTGTGTCTGAGAACGCCACGTCCAACCTCCTCTGCCTAGCTGCTCAGATTGCCTTGGAG AACACACAGCAGGACTTGGCCATGAAGCTACTGGAACATTTGTGTGAAACCAGCAAAGATGAAGCTCTGGTTCTGATGGCTCTCAG GTGTCTGGTTCGACTCATGCTCCCCACCATAGAAACATCGACTGATGAGAAAAg TCTGGATGTGGTCCTGCCTTATTTAAAGATGG CGCTGGAGAAGCTTTCACAGCGTCTGCGCTTGACGGTGGAGCAGCGCACGGAGGAAGCCAACTGGTTCAGGAAGATCG CTTGGAACTCAGCCCTGCTGTGTGAGAGGAATCCGGACAGAATGCGGGATTTCTTTGTGCTCTCATATCAG CTGTGCCAGATGTGCCCTCCTGATCGCACCATTCTTATCGCCCAGAAGACGTGTCTGCTCATGGCGGTGGCCGCCGCTCTCGAGTTCTGCCGATCCTCTCCTTCAGTCGACCGA TCACAGGATCTCAGTCAGGCTCTGCAGCACATTGCATTGTGTGGAGAGTTGTGGAAAACCCTGAAGGCAACCG GAAGCTTCCCGAAGGACCCGACAGAGACGCTGCTGCTGCTCTACGAGTTTGCCGCACGTGCCCAACTCAACGACCCCAAGGTGGCGTGCGTGCTGGATTCCATCCTGGAGCAGGACAACGTCGAGCCCAAAGTGTTGGAGACCAtagcag GATTAGCCATGGAGCCCCCGGCACATTTCCCTCTGCTGAGCAAGAAGGCCCTGAGGGCGGCGCTGTCCGTGCACAAGAAGCAACCCGACGTGGACCTGGCGCAGTGCAG CAAGTGCATCCACGGCCTCATCGGGCTCTCGCTGCCCAGCGGCGCGTCCCAAATGGAGGCCCGGCAGCTGCACGAGGCCTGGGACTACTTTGAGGAGGCCGCGGCCGTCGTCGCGGCCGCC CCGGACGGCATCCCGGAGATGCGGGTCGTGTGGCTGCTGACCCGCGCCTGGAACGCCGGCATCCTGCTGTACGGCCTGGCGCGCTACGTGGAGGCGGAGAAGTGGTGCAGCCTCGCCATGAGCTTCGTGCGCCACCTGGGACCCCTGCAGGAAAGCTACAGGACGCAG ATGTCCAATCTGTACAGCAAAATTCTGGATCGTCTGGATCGAGCAAAGAGCAAAACCTCGTTAAAGGAAGACTAA
- the tex11 gene encoding testis-expressed protein 11 isoform X2, with product MERFVSSVTHLTAELLQNQQTNCSDVIDMIFSEVSALNDDVKIVDPQLEECAIQLWNWAVTKNVGDSISISHKAKVRHAACSLLYCSKPVNLTEGAIRKQIMMASTTGRTWLDCRNPQIADNFLRLAVKSLEILYNQLTSRGLDTLDTDSSKLDVEKDLLRILSFQAESAVIQGRNQEALTHVQRCKDILQRLPTQHQERSDRHTGIRTPFRRTTTFLSLKCYNFGIETYRLQNFENSTFWLRESYEISNIHVEYAPELKVQAKVLRLLATAYFEWDSQKFHKEALSAVDMANKKCVSAAGLYLKFRILLRCGASDEIIRAGLDEMLQSQVSLVVCLSTVRLLMSEDREVPAFELLKRASQQFESSPDLGTALVLHVELLLKRGKELLGKHKIEDIITVHYTGKQLAPQDLTTLHTMLWDKASEYVEAADYTEALQWYNYSLSFFKTGEIDPNLAKLQRNRSSCFMHLKQLKKAKEAINDAERCDPDSIFTQFSVYKIAIYENDVEKAANAVNMMTRLSKGLEATGPVSENATSNLLCLAAQIALENTQQDLAMKLLEHLCETSKDEALVLMALRCLVRLMLPTIETSTDEKSLDVVLPYLKMALEKLSQRLRLTVEQRTEEANWFRKIAWNSALLCERNPDRMRDFFVLSYQLCQMCPPDRTILIAQKTCLLMAVAAALEFCRSSPSVDRSQDLSQALQHIALCGELWKTLKATGSFPKDPTETLLLLYEFAARAQLNDPKVACVLDSILEQDNVEPKVLETIAGLAMEPPAHFPLLSKKALRAALSVHKKQPDVDLAQCSKCIHGLIGLSLPSGASQMEARQLHEAWDYFEEAAAVVAAAPDGIPEMRVVWLLTRAWNAGILLYGLARYVEAEKWCSLAMSFVRHLGPLQESYRTQMSNLYSKILDRLDRAKSKTSLKED from the exons ATGGAGCGCTTTGTTTCATCTGTGACAC ACCTCACAGCAGAACTTTTACAGAATCAGCAAACAAATTGCAGCGATGTGATTGACATGATCTTCTCTGAAGTCTCAGCTCTCAACGATGATGTGAAAATTGTTGATCCGCAG CTTGAAGAGTGTGCCATACAATTGTGGAACTGGGCTGTCACCAAGAATGTGGGCGACTCCATCAGTATAAGTCATAAAGCTAAAG TACGACACGCTGCATGCAGTTTGTTGTACTGCAGTAAGCCTGTTAATCTAACAGAGGGCGCCATCCGCAAGCAGATCATG ATGGCCAGCACAACTGGAAGGACCTGGCTGGACTGCAGGAATCCCCAGATTGCGGATAATTTCCTCAGGCTCGCTGTCAAG AGCCTGGAAATTCTGTACAACCAGCTGACATCCAGAGGCCTCGACACACTGGACACTGACTCATCCAAATTGGATGTAGAGAAAGACCTGCTCCGGATCCTCTCCTTTCAGGCTGAATCG GCTGTTATTCAAGGGAGAAACCAAGAGGCTTTGACCCATGTGCAACGCTGCAAAGACATCCTGCAGCGGCTACCGACGCAA caccaggagcgctcagaccgtcacaccgggattcgaaccccgttccgcagaact ACAACTTTCCTGTCCCTGAAGTGCTACAACTTCGGGATCGAAACTTACCGTCTTCAGAACTTTGAAAACAGCACTTTCTGGTTACG ggagAGCTATGAGATCAGCAACATTCATGTGGAATATGCCCCTGAATTGAAGGTCCAG GCAAAGGTTTTGCGTCTCCTAGCCACTGCTTATTTCGAGTGGGATTCTCAGAAGTTTCACAAGGAGGCCCTGAGTGCTGTTGACATGGCCAACAAG AAATGCGTGAGCGCCGCTGGGCTGTACTTGAAGTTCAGAATACTCCTGAGATGTGGGGCCTCGGATGAAATCATCAGGGCAG GTCTGGATGAGATGCTGCAATCTCAGGTTTCCCTTGTCGTTTGTCTGAGTACAGTGAGGCTTCTCATGTCTGAAGACAG AGAAGTGCCAGCATTTGAGCTTTTAAAACGCGCAAGTCAGCAGTTTGAGTCATCACCCGACCTGGGAACCGCTCTTGTTCTGCATGTCGAGCTCCTGCTGAAGAGAGGCAAAGAGCTGCTGGGCAAGCACAAGATAGAGGACATTATCACGG TACATTACACCGGCAAACAGTTGGCACCGCAGGACCTCACAACCCTCCATACCATGTTGTGGGATAAAGCTTCAGAATATGTTGAG GCAGCAGACTACACTGAGGCGCTGCAATGGTACAACTACTCTCTGAGTTTCTTTAAGACTGGAGAGATCGACCCCAACTTGGCCAAACTGCAGAGAAACAGAAGTTCCTGCTTCATGCACCTCAAGCAGCTTAAAAAG GCCAAGGAAGCCATTAACGATGCTGAGCGCTGCGATCCTGACAGCATTTTCACACAGTTCAGTGTTTACAAGATAGCTATTTATGAGAATGATGTGGAGAAAG CTGCAAATGCAGTGAACATGATGACGCGTCTGTCTAAGGGTCTTGAAGCCACTGGGCCTGTGTCTGAGAACGCCACGTCCAACCTCCTCTGCCTAGCTGCTCAGATTGCCTTGGAG AACACACAGCAGGACTTGGCCATGAAGCTACTGGAACATTTGTGTGAAACCAGCAAAGATGAAGCTCTGGTTCTGATGGCTCTCAG GTGTCTGGTTCGACTCATGCTCCCCACCATAGAAACATCGACTGATGAGAAAAg TCTGGATGTGGTCCTGCCTTATTTAAAGATGG CGCTGGAGAAGCTTTCACAGCGTCTGCGCTTGACGGTGGAGCAGCGCACGGAGGAAGCCAACTGGTTCAGGAAGATCG CTTGGAACTCAGCCCTGCTGTGTGAGAGGAATCCGGACAGAATGCGGGATTTCTTTGTGCTCTCATATCAG CTGTGCCAGATGTGCCCTCCTGATCGCACCATTCTTATCGCCCAGAAGACGTGTCTGCTCATGGCGGTGGCCGCCGCTCTCGAGTTCTGCCGATCCTCTCCTTCAGTCGACCGA TCACAGGATCTCAGTCAGGCTCTGCAGCACATTGCATTGTGTGGAGAGTTGTGGAAAACCCTGAAGGCAACCG GAAGCTTCCCGAAGGACCCGACAGAGACGCTGCTGCTGCTCTACGAGTTTGCCGCACGTGCCCAACTCAACGACCCCAAGGTGGCGTGCGTGCTGGATTCCATCCTGGAGCAGGACAACGTCGAGCCCAAAGTGTTGGAGACCAtagcag GATTAGCCATGGAGCCCCCGGCACATTTCCCTCTGCTGAGCAAGAAGGCCCTGAGGGCGGCGCTGTCCGTGCACAAGAAGCAACCCGACGTGGACCTGGCGCAGTGCAG CAAGTGCATCCACGGCCTCATCGGGCTCTCGCTGCCCAGCGGCGCGTCCCAAATGGAGGCCCGGCAGCTGCACGAGGCCTGGGACTACTTTGAGGAGGCCGCGGCCGTCGTCGCGGCCGCC CCGGACGGCATCCCGGAGATGCGGGTCGTGTGGCTGCTGACCCGCGCCTGGAACGCCGGCATCCTGCTGTACGGCCTGGCGCGCTACGTGGAGGCGGAGAAGTGGTGCAGCCTCGCCATGAGCTTCGTGCGCCACCTGGGACCCCTGCAGGAAAGCTACAGGACGCAG ATGTCCAATCTGTACAGCAAAATTCTGGATCGTCTGGATCGAGCAAAGAGCAAAACCTCGTTAAAGGAAGACTAA
- the tex11 gene encoding testis-expressed protein 11 isoform X1 yields the protein MERFVSSVTHLTAELLQNQQTNCSDVIDMIFSEVSALNDDVKIVDPQLEECAIQLWNWAVTKNVGDSISISHKAKVRHAACSLLYCSKPVNLTEGAIRKQIMMASTTGRTWLDCRNPQIADNFLRLAVKSLEILYNQLTSRGLDTLDTDSSKLDVEKDLLRILSFQAESAVIQGRNQEALTHVQRCKDILQRLPTQETFQHQERSDRHTGIRTPFRRTTTFLSLKCYNFGIETYRLQNFENSTFWLRESYEISNIHVEYAPELKVQAKVLRLLATAYFEWDSQKFHKEALSAVDMANKKCVSAAGLYLKFRILLRCGASDEIIRAGLDEMLQSQVSLVVCLSTVRLLMSEDREVPAFELLKRASQQFESSPDLGTALVLHVELLLKRGKELLGKHKIEDIITVHYTGKQLAPQDLTTLHTMLWDKASEYVEAADYTEALQWYNYSLSFFKTGEIDPNLAKLQRNRSSCFMHLKQLKKAKEAINDAERCDPDSIFTQFSVYKIAIYENDVEKAANAVNMMTRLSKGLEATGPVSENATSNLLCLAAQIALENTQQDLAMKLLEHLCETSKDEALVLMALRCLVRLMLPTIETSTDEKSLDVVLPYLKMALEKLSQRLRLTVEQRTEEANWFRKIAWNSALLCERNPDRMRDFFVLSYQLCQMCPPDRTILIAQKTCLLMAVAAALEFCRSSPSVDRSQDLSQALQHIALCGELWKTLKATGSFPKDPTETLLLLYEFAARAQLNDPKVACVLDSILEQDNVEPKVLETIAGLAMEPPAHFPLLSKKALRAALSVHKKQPDVDLAQCSKCIHGLIGLSLPSGASQMEARQLHEAWDYFEEAAAVVAAAPDGIPEMRVVWLLTRAWNAGILLYGLARYVEAEKWCSLAMSFVRHLGPLQESYRTQMSNLYSKILDRLDRAKSKTSLKED from the exons ATGGAGCGCTTTGTTTCATCTGTGACAC ACCTCACAGCAGAACTTTTACAGAATCAGCAAACAAATTGCAGCGATGTGATTGACATGATCTTCTCTGAAGTCTCAGCTCTCAACGATGATGTGAAAATTGTTGATCCGCAG CTTGAAGAGTGTGCCATACAATTGTGGAACTGGGCTGTCACCAAGAATGTGGGCGACTCCATCAGTATAAGTCATAAAGCTAAAG TACGACACGCTGCATGCAGTTTGTTGTACTGCAGTAAGCCTGTTAATCTAACAGAGGGCGCCATCCGCAAGCAGATCATG ATGGCCAGCACAACTGGAAGGACCTGGCTGGACTGCAGGAATCCCCAGATTGCGGATAATTTCCTCAGGCTCGCTGTCAAG AGCCTGGAAATTCTGTACAACCAGCTGACATCCAGAGGCCTCGACACACTGGACACTGACTCATCCAAATTGGATGTAGAGAAAGACCTGCTCCGGATCCTCTCCTTTCAGGCTGAATCG GCTGTTATTCAAGGGAGAAACCAAGAGGCTTTGACCCATGTGCAACGCTGCAAAGACATCCTGCAGCGGCTACCGACGCAA gagacctttcagcaccaggagcgctcagaccgtcacaccgggattcgaaccccgttccgcagaact ACAACTTTCCTGTCCCTGAAGTGCTACAACTTCGGGATCGAAACTTACCGTCTTCAGAACTTTGAAAACAGCACTTTCTGGTTACG ggagAGCTATGAGATCAGCAACATTCATGTGGAATATGCCCCTGAATTGAAGGTCCAG GCAAAGGTTTTGCGTCTCCTAGCCACTGCTTATTTCGAGTGGGATTCTCAGAAGTTTCACAAGGAGGCCCTGAGTGCTGTTGACATGGCCAACAAG AAATGCGTGAGCGCCGCTGGGCTGTACTTGAAGTTCAGAATACTCCTGAGATGTGGGGCCTCGGATGAAATCATCAGGGCAG GTCTGGATGAGATGCTGCAATCTCAGGTTTCCCTTGTCGTTTGTCTGAGTACAGTGAGGCTTCTCATGTCTGAAGACAG AGAAGTGCCAGCATTTGAGCTTTTAAAACGCGCAAGTCAGCAGTTTGAGTCATCACCCGACCTGGGAACCGCTCTTGTTCTGCATGTCGAGCTCCTGCTGAAGAGAGGCAAAGAGCTGCTGGGCAAGCACAAGATAGAGGACATTATCACGG TACATTACACCGGCAAACAGTTGGCACCGCAGGACCTCACAACCCTCCATACCATGTTGTGGGATAAAGCTTCAGAATATGTTGAG GCAGCAGACTACACTGAGGCGCTGCAATGGTACAACTACTCTCTGAGTTTCTTTAAGACTGGAGAGATCGACCCCAACTTGGCCAAACTGCAGAGAAACAGAAGTTCCTGCTTCATGCACCTCAAGCAGCTTAAAAAG GCCAAGGAAGCCATTAACGATGCTGAGCGCTGCGATCCTGACAGCATTTTCACACAGTTCAGTGTTTACAAGATAGCTATTTATGAGAATGATGTGGAGAAAG CTGCAAATGCAGTGAACATGATGACGCGTCTGTCTAAGGGTCTTGAAGCCACTGGGCCTGTGTCTGAGAACGCCACGTCCAACCTCCTCTGCCTAGCTGCTCAGATTGCCTTGGAG AACACACAGCAGGACTTGGCCATGAAGCTACTGGAACATTTGTGTGAAACCAGCAAAGATGAAGCTCTGGTTCTGATGGCTCTCAG GTGTCTGGTTCGACTCATGCTCCCCACCATAGAAACATCGACTGATGAGAAAAg TCTGGATGTGGTCCTGCCTTATTTAAAGATGG CGCTGGAGAAGCTTTCACAGCGTCTGCGCTTGACGGTGGAGCAGCGCACGGAGGAAGCCAACTGGTTCAGGAAGATCG CTTGGAACTCAGCCCTGCTGTGTGAGAGGAATCCGGACAGAATGCGGGATTTCTTTGTGCTCTCATATCAG CTGTGCCAGATGTGCCCTCCTGATCGCACCATTCTTATCGCCCAGAAGACGTGTCTGCTCATGGCGGTGGCCGCCGCTCTCGAGTTCTGCCGATCCTCTCCTTCAGTCGACCGA TCACAGGATCTCAGTCAGGCTCTGCAGCACATTGCATTGTGTGGAGAGTTGTGGAAAACCCTGAAGGCAACCG GAAGCTTCCCGAAGGACCCGACAGAGACGCTGCTGCTGCTCTACGAGTTTGCCGCACGTGCCCAACTCAACGACCCCAAGGTGGCGTGCGTGCTGGATTCCATCCTGGAGCAGGACAACGTCGAGCCCAAAGTGTTGGAGACCAtagcag GATTAGCCATGGAGCCCCCGGCACATTTCCCTCTGCTGAGCAAGAAGGCCCTGAGGGCGGCGCTGTCCGTGCACAAGAAGCAACCCGACGTGGACCTGGCGCAGTGCAG CAAGTGCATCCACGGCCTCATCGGGCTCTCGCTGCCCAGCGGCGCGTCCCAAATGGAGGCCCGGCAGCTGCACGAGGCCTGGGACTACTTTGAGGAGGCCGCGGCCGTCGTCGCGGCCGCC CCGGACGGCATCCCGGAGATGCGGGTCGTGTGGCTGCTGACCCGCGCCTGGAACGCCGGCATCCTGCTGTACGGCCTGGCGCGCTACGTGGAGGCGGAGAAGTGGTGCAGCCTCGCCATGAGCTTCGTGCGCCACCTGGGACCCCTGCAGGAAAGCTACAGGACGCAG ATGTCCAATCTGTACAGCAAAATTCTGGATCGTCTGGATCGAGCAAAGAGCAAAACCTCGTTAAAGGAAGACTAA
- the tex11 gene encoding testis-expressed protein 11 isoform X3, whose amino-acid sequence MERFVSSVTHLTAELLQNQQTNCSDVIDMIFSEVSALNDDVKIVDPQLEECAIQLWNWAVTKNVGDSISISHKAKVRHAACSLLYCSKPVNLTEGAIRKQIMMASTTGRTWLDCRNPQIADNFLRLAVKSLEILYNQLTSRGLDTLDTDSSKLDVEKDLLRILSFQAESAVIQGRNQEALTHVQRCKDILQRLPTQTTFLSLKCYNFGIETYRLQNFENSTFWLRESYEISNIHVEYAPELKVQAKVLRLLATAYFEWDSQKFHKEALSAVDMANKKCVSAAGLYLKFRILLRCGASDEIIRAGLDEMLQSQVSLVVCLSTVRLLMSEDREVPAFELLKRASQQFESSPDLGTALVLHVELLLKRGKELLGKHKIEDIITVHYTGKQLAPQDLTTLHTMLWDKASEYVEAADYTEALQWYNYSLSFFKTGEIDPNLAKLQRNRSSCFMHLKQLKKAKEAINDAERCDPDSIFTQFSVYKIAIYENDVEKAANAVNMMTRLSKGLEATGPVSENATSNLLCLAAQIALENTQQDLAMKLLEHLCETSKDEALVLMALRCLVRLMLPTIETSTDEKSLDVVLPYLKMALEKLSQRLRLTVEQRTEEANWFRKIAWNSALLCERNPDRMRDFFVLSYQLCQMCPPDRTILIAQKTCLLMAVAAALEFCRSSPSVDRSQDLSQALQHIALCGELWKTLKATGSFPKDPTETLLLLYEFAARAQLNDPKVACVLDSILEQDNVEPKVLETIAGLAMEPPAHFPLLSKKALRAALSVHKKQPDVDLAQCSKCIHGLIGLSLPSGASQMEARQLHEAWDYFEEAAAVVAAAPDGIPEMRVVWLLTRAWNAGILLYGLARYVEAEKWCSLAMSFVRHLGPLQESYRTQMSNLYSKILDRLDRAKSKTSLKED is encoded by the exons ATGGAGCGCTTTGTTTCATCTGTGACAC ACCTCACAGCAGAACTTTTACAGAATCAGCAAACAAATTGCAGCGATGTGATTGACATGATCTTCTCTGAAGTCTCAGCTCTCAACGATGATGTGAAAATTGTTGATCCGCAG CTTGAAGAGTGTGCCATACAATTGTGGAACTGGGCTGTCACCAAGAATGTGGGCGACTCCATCAGTATAAGTCATAAAGCTAAAG TACGACACGCTGCATGCAGTTTGTTGTACTGCAGTAAGCCTGTTAATCTAACAGAGGGCGCCATCCGCAAGCAGATCATG ATGGCCAGCACAACTGGAAGGACCTGGCTGGACTGCAGGAATCCCCAGATTGCGGATAATTTCCTCAGGCTCGCTGTCAAG AGCCTGGAAATTCTGTACAACCAGCTGACATCCAGAGGCCTCGACACACTGGACACTGACTCATCCAAATTGGATGTAGAGAAAGACCTGCTCCGGATCCTCTCCTTTCAGGCTGAATCG GCTGTTATTCAAGGGAGAAACCAAGAGGCTTTGACCCATGTGCAACGCTGCAAAGACATCCTGCAGCGGCTACCGACGCAA ACAACTTTCCTGTCCCTGAAGTGCTACAACTTCGGGATCGAAACTTACCGTCTTCAGAACTTTGAAAACAGCACTTTCTGGTTACG ggagAGCTATGAGATCAGCAACATTCATGTGGAATATGCCCCTGAATTGAAGGTCCAG GCAAAGGTTTTGCGTCTCCTAGCCACTGCTTATTTCGAGTGGGATTCTCAGAAGTTTCACAAGGAGGCCCTGAGTGCTGTTGACATGGCCAACAAG AAATGCGTGAGCGCCGCTGGGCTGTACTTGAAGTTCAGAATACTCCTGAGATGTGGGGCCTCGGATGAAATCATCAGGGCAG GTCTGGATGAGATGCTGCAATCTCAGGTTTCCCTTGTCGTTTGTCTGAGTACAGTGAGGCTTCTCATGTCTGAAGACAG AGAAGTGCCAGCATTTGAGCTTTTAAAACGCGCAAGTCAGCAGTTTGAGTCATCACCCGACCTGGGAACCGCTCTTGTTCTGCATGTCGAGCTCCTGCTGAAGAGAGGCAAAGAGCTGCTGGGCAAGCACAAGATAGAGGACATTATCACGG TACATTACACCGGCAAACAGTTGGCACCGCAGGACCTCACAACCCTCCATACCATGTTGTGGGATAAAGCTTCAGAATATGTTGAG GCAGCAGACTACACTGAGGCGCTGCAATGGTACAACTACTCTCTGAGTTTCTTTAAGACTGGAGAGATCGACCCCAACTTGGCCAAACTGCAGAGAAACAGAAGTTCCTGCTTCATGCACCTCAAGCAGCTTAAAAAG GCCAAGGAAGCCATTAACGATGCTGAGCGCTGCGATCCTGACAGCATTTTCACACAGTTCAGTGTTTACAAGATAGCTATTTATGAGAATGATGTGGAGAAAG CTGCAAATGCAGTGAACATGATGACGCGTCTGTCTAAGGGTCTTGAAGCCACTGGGCCTGTGTCTGAGAACGCCACGTCCAACCTCCTCTGCCTAGCTGCTCAGATTGCCTTGGAG AACACACAGCAGGACTTGGCCATGAAGCTACTGGAACATTTGTGTGAAACCAGCAAAGATGAAGCTCTGGTTCTGATGGCTCTCAG GTGTCTGGTTCGACTCATGCTCCCCACCATAGAAACATCGACTGATGAGAAAAg TCTGGATGTGGTCCTGCCTTATTTAAAGATGG CGCTGGAGAAGCTTTCACAGCGTCTGCGCTTGACGGTGGAGCAGCGCACGGAGGAAGCCAACTGGTTCAGGAAGATCG CTTGGAACTCAGCCCTGCTGTGTGAGAGGAATCCGGACAGAATGCGGGATTTCTTTGTGCTCTCATATCAG CTGTGCCAGATGTGCCCTCCTGATCGCACCATTCTTATCGCCCAGAAGACGTGTCTGCTCATGGCGGTGGCCGCCGCTCTCGAGTTCTGCCGATCCTCTCCTTCAGTCGACCGA TCACAGGATCTCAGTCAGGCTCTGCAGCACATTGCATTGTGTGGAGAGTTGTGGAAAACCCTGAAGGCAACCG GAAGCTTCCCGAAGGACCCGACAGAGACGCTGCTGCTGCTCTACGAGTTTGCCGCACGTGCCCAACTCAACGACCCCAAGGTGGCGTGCGTGCTGGATTCCATCCTGGAGCAGGACAACGTCGAGCCCAAAGTGTTGGAGACCAtagcag GATTAGCCATGGAGCCCCCGGCACATTTCCCTCTGCTGAGCAAGAAGGCCCTGAGGGCGGCGCTGTCCGTGCACAAGAAGCAACCCGACGTGGACCTGGCGCAGTGCAG CAAGTGCATCCACGGCCTCATCGGGCTCTCGCTGCCCAGCGGCGCGTCCCAAATGGAGGCCCGGCAGCTGCACGAGGCCTGGGACTACTTTGAGGAGGCCGCGGCCGTCGTCGCGGCCGCC CCGGACGGCATCCCGGAGATGCGGGTCGTGTGGCTGCTGACCCGCGCCTGGAACGCCGGCATCCTGCTGTACGGCCTGGCGCGCTACGTGGAGGCGGAGAAGTGGTGCAGCCTCGCCATGAGCTTCGTGCGCCACCTGGGACCCCTGCAGGAAAGCTACAGGACGCAG ATGTCCAATCTGTACAGCAAAATTCTGGATCGTCTGGATCGAGCAAAGAGCAAAACCTCGTTAAAGGAAGACTAA